A window of Flavobacterium flavigenum contains these coding sequences:
- a CDS encoding sugar phosphate isomerase/epimerase family protein encodes MIKRRDFIINSGLALGALAIAPSLAFSAKPKSIGLQLYTLRTEFSKDVKGVLEHVAKSGYKEVETYGFSADKGFFGTSAKDFKKILVDNGLKAPSGHYDFNSFIKDNNADFLKACIECANQLGSEYITVPWLDEQLRSDLDSYKRIAQKINEAAVLCKQSGLKLAYHNHDFEFKKFGNQTGYDILLQETDKKLVDFELDLYWVVRSGNDPLEMFKANPGRFTMWHVKDMDKSKAEWNTEVGEGSIDFKPIFALAKLSGMQHFFVEQETNYSPNPTESIKTSWDFVSKNLI; translated from the coding sequence ATGATAAAGAGAAGAGATTTTATAATTAACAGCGGTTTGGCTTTGGGTGCATTGGCAATTGCTCCTTCCCTTGCGTTTTCGGCTAAGCCAAAAAGTATTGGACTTCAATTGTATACTTTGAGAACAGAATTTTCTAAAGATGTAAAAGGCGTTTTAGAACATGTGGCCAAATCGGGCTACAAAGAAGTAGAAACGTATGGATTCTCAGCTGACAAAGGTTTTTTTGGCACTTCTGCAAAAGATTTCAAAAAAATATTGGTTGATAACGGCCTTAAAGCGCCAAGCGGACATTATGATTTTAATTCTTTTATTAAAGATAATAATGCTGATTTTCTAAAAGCTTGTATTGAATGCGCTAATCAATTAGGAAGTGAGTATATAACTGTTCCCTGGCTGGATGAACAATTAAGGAGTGACTTAGACAGTTACAAACGAATTGCTCAAAAAATAAATGAGGCAGCCGTTTTATGCAAACAATCAGGATTAAAATTAGCCTATCATAATCATGATTTTGAATTTAAGAAGTTTGGAAATCAGACAGGGTATGATATTTTACTACAGGAAACAGATAAAAAACTGGTTGATTTTGAACTGGATTTATACTGGGTAGTTCGTTCAGGAAATGATCCTTTAGAAATGTTCAAAGCGAATCCAGGCCGATTTACGATGTGGCACGTAAAAGACATGGATAAATCCAAAGCAGAATGGAATACCGAAGTTGGCGAAGGAAGCATCGACTTTAAACCTATTTTTGCACTAGCTAAACTATCCGGAATGCAGCACTTTTTTGTGGAACAGGAAACGAATTACTCTCCAAATCCAACGGAATCTATAAAAACAAGCTGGGATTTTGTTTCTAAAAATTTAATTTAG